Proteins from one Triticum aestivum cultivar Chinese Spring chromosome 7A, IWGSC CS RefSeq v2.1, whole genome shotgun sequence genomic window:
- the LOC123154353 gene encoding DNA repair protein RAD51 homolog 4 — MDMNEEQPHAEDRCILWSDGMQLLKDAAEGKHFLPTGLEGIDTLLGGGLRKGQLTEITGQSSSGKTQVCLYSAAHVAARHMGLVLYLDTSNSFSPSRIAHILDELPISLIKEPKDVRLKRVMSSIICESVFDIFALFEVLDRLEVSLNGKVTNGSNRICLLIIDSVSSLLAPIIGGKNSQGRSMMISVAMILKKLAHKHNLSVLVTNHMVAGNGAPKPALGESWKAVPHIRLMISRDRGSNICTATALKHTLLACGRHMKFQFLPS; from the exons ATG GACATGAATGAAGAGCAACCTCATGCTGAAGATCGGTGCATACTATGGTCGGATGGGATGCAGCTGCTCAAAGACGCGGCAGAAGGAAAACATTTCCTCCCTACCGGACTTGAAGG CATCGATACGCTTCTTGGAGGTGGGCTGCGCAAAGGCCAGTTGACAGAAATAACCGGCCAGTCATCTTCTGGTAAAACACAG GTCTGTCTATATTCTGCTGCACATGTTGCAGCCAGGCATATGGGTCTTGTTCTCTACTTGGATACTAGTAATTCATTCTCCCCTAGCCGAATTGCTCACATTCTTGATGAACTACCCATCTCTTTGATCAAAGAG CCAAAGGATGTGAGGCTTAAGAGGGTCATGAGCAGTATCATTTGTGAGTCTGTATTTGATATATTTGCTTTGTTTGAAGTACTAGATCGACTTGAAGTCTCATTGAATGGAAAG GTAACTAATGGCAGTAACAGGATATGCCTGCTTATCATTGACTCGGTATCATCTCTACTTGCTCCCATTATCGGCGGGAAGAATTCACAAG GGCGGTCGATGATGATATCAGTGGCGATGATTCTTAAGAAGTTGGCACATAAGCACAATCTATCTGTTCTG GTAACGAATCATATGGTCGCCGGGAATGGAGCTCCAAAACCTGCCCTTGGTGAGAGCTGGAAAGCTGTTCCACATATTCGCCTGATGATCTCTCGTGATCGTGGGAGCAATATCTGCACCGCGACGGCACTGAAGCACACGCTACTG GCTTGTGGTCGCCATATGAAATTTCAGTTCCTACCTAGCTGA
- the LOC123149031 gene encoding PRKR-interacting protein 1 has protein sequence MSVPGKDSNMQQLVPMAPLARVSGGELVAKASVGDSGKQLVLLEGGGKSSGGVKLREDEEDLEVKLRRIMENVPVRVSNTSGSSAGSGSGDFHQYRQMRRREQDRITRMERDYEKRKQVAEFNLRREERLRAAEERTAKKRLKRQKKKQRKKEKRAKPNGGGEEEPNSRVPNRVEESSDDDEGSDYEGDDKFKQCT, from the exons ATGTCAGTTCCTGGTAAGGATAGCAATATGCAGCAGCTAGTCCCAATGGCACCACTGGCAAGGGTTTCTGGTGGTGAACTAGTGGCGAAGGCTTCTGTTGGTGACAGTGGAAAGCAGCTGGTGCTGCTGGAGGGTGGAGGAAAGAGCTCGGGAGGGGTCAAGCTACGGGAGGATGAGGAGGACCTAGAGGTGAAGCTAAGGCGCATCATGGAGAATGTCCCCGTCCGTGTCAGCAACACCTCTGGGTCCTCCGCTGGTTCTGGCTCTGGCGACTTCCACCAG TATCGGCAAATGAGGAGAAGGGAGCAGGACCGAATAACGAGGATGGAGCGTGATTACGAAAAGAGGAAACAGGTGGCTGAGTTCAATCTGCGGAGGGAGGAGAGACTAAGAGCAGCCGAGGAGCGTACAGCCAAGAAGCGCCTGAAACGCCAAAAAAAGAAGCAGCGTAAGAAAGAAAAGCGGGCCAAACCAAACGGTGGTGGCGAGGAAGAACCCAATAGCAGAGTACCTAACCGGGTGGAGGAGTCCTCAGACGATGACGAGGGTTCGGATTACGAGGGTGACGACAAGTTTAAGCAGTGCACATGA